From one Rosa rugosa chromosome 4, drRosRugo1.1, whole genome shotgun sequence genomic stretch:
- the LOC133742426 gene encoding uncharacterized protein LOC133742426: MNARLTEGAILKIKTEFVDDNYKPILQVIDLKQIHTQRGGGCGTEWYRLVISDGSHTAQGMLATQQNFLVQQGHLQKGSVVRLNQFTCTTVQGRKIIIIISLNVLVDKCDIIGQAARFSNAQSPRTRLVDQTTVTIISEPYSLPAMNARLTEGAILKITMEFVDDNYKPILQVIDLKQIHTQRGGGCGTERYRLPISDGSHTAQGMLAAQQNFLVQQGHLQKGSVVCLNQFTCTTVQGRKYVLACPSFWKFDAFGQV, translated from the exons ATGAACGCGAGGCTAACGGAGGGGGCGATACTGAAGATCAAGACGGAGTTTGTTGACGACAACTATAAGCCTATCCTGCAAGTGATCGACTTGAAGCAGATCCACACACAGCGCGGCGGCGGCTGCGGCACTGAGTGGTACAGGCTGGTCATATCCGATGGGTCCCACACCGCGCAGGGGATGCTGGCCACTCAGCAGAACTTCCTGGTTCAGCAAGGCCACCTTCAGAAGGGCTCCGTTGTCCGCCTGAATCAATTCACCTGCACCACCGTCCAAGGCCGCAA GATCATCATTATAATCTCATTGAATGTGCTAGTTGATAAATGTGATATCATTGGACAGGCTGCCAGATTTTCGAATGCACAATCCCCACGGACAAGACTTGTAGATCAAACAACTGTGACAATTATAAGCGAACCCTACAGTCTTCCGGCGATGAACGCGAGGCTAACGGAGGGGGCGATACTGAAGATCACGATGGAGTTTGTTGACGACAACTATAAGCCTATCCTGCAAGTGATCGACTTGAAGCAGATCCACACACAGCGCGGCGGCGGCTGCGGCACTGAGCGGTACAGGCTGCCCATATCCGATGGGTCCCACACCGCGCAGGGGATGCTGGCCGCTCAGCAGAACTTCCTGGTTCAGCAAGGCCACCTTCAGAAGGGCTCCGTTGTCTGCCTAAATCAATTCACCTGCACCACCGTCCAAGGCCGCAAGTATGTGCTAGCTTGTCCTTCCTTTTGGAAATTTGATGCTTTTGGTCAAGTTTAA